The Acinetobacter calcoaceticus sequence GGTATCGATATGATTAACCAAATCAAGATTGAGAACCCTCACCTTTGGAGTGGCGAGTTCCAACAAGAAGTGATTCAAATGATTGTTGAAGGCACAATGCTTGAAATTGAATATGCTCGTGACACTATGCCACGTGGTGTATTGGGCATGAACGCAAGCATGATGGAAGAATATTTAAAATTTATCTGTAACCGTCGTTTAGCACAACTTGGTTTACAAGAGCAATTTGCTGGTGTAACGAACCCGTTTGCTTGGATGTCTGAGATGATGGACTTGCGTAAAGAGAAGAATTTCTTTGAAACGCGTGTAACTGACTACCAAACTGGTGGTGCGTTAAGCTGGTAAGTTTAAGTTTCTCTAAATAAAAAAACCGCTATTAATGGCGGTTTTTTATTCAAGATATAATTCATTAATTTAGATAGAATCAGTAGTTAAAAAAGATTCAAATAAATAATAAAAATCAAAAACATAGAAATTAAAATTCTACGCTAATCAATCAGGCAAATATAAAAATATTTTTAACATTCAGAAACTAACAACCGCAAATCCAAAACATATTATAGATAATAAGAGCTGGAGCACTTATAGGATAAGTATCACTATCGAGAACTTTATATCGCCTACTTTTATATTTAATAGTTAATAATTTTTCTTTTCGGCTAACTACCAAACCAACTCTATAAATAAAATAAAAAGAATTATTATTAGTTATTCGCCTGTATATAAATTGTACTGAATCTTCTTTTTGAATTTTTGAATGATCAACCTTAATAAAACCATTACATATAGAGCACCTCCATTTATTTAAATCAATATTCGTATCCATATTTTAATTTATTACATCCTATGATTAATCGTATAGTTAGGCAACACAACTTTCAATCAATTAAAATTACACTATAAAAATTATATAACAATATCAATAGAAAAATAAAAACATCAATATGAATTTAATTTAAAAATTAAGATTTAAATTAATAAGTATTAAATTAAAGATTAAAACACAATTTAATACACAACAAGCAACCAAAAAATAAAAAAAATTTTAATCTAATATTAATATTTATAATTACTCACTAGATTTTTCAATTATTCTTTGTATTACAGTCCTCGACACAGCAAGATCCTTAGCTAAAGAATATACACTAAATCCTTCTTTAAACTTATTAATGACTTCCTGTTTTTGATCATTTGTTAATTTTTCCGGTCTACCAACTTTTTTAGATAAGCTATGTTTTTTTTGTACAGTTTGATCAGACAAGAAAAGTTTTTCAAAATCAATGCAAATTTCTAAAAAATGGATAAGGTTATTTTTAATATCACCTTCCAACTCACTATTTATATAATCCAATATAAGCAATTTAATTTTTTTTCTTTCAATTAAAATAATTGTAGATAATATTTCTTTAAAACAATTTCCTAAACAGTCAATACTTTTAACAATTAAAAAGTCACCCTCTTCCAAAGAATAATTAATTAAATTAAAAAATATAGTTCTAAAAGTAATGGACTTATCAACTGAGACTAACTCTAACACTACTCTACTATATTGAACTATATGGTTAAAATCATTTAACAATGAAATAAAAAAATCTTTTTCTTTATCAAATTCATAAATATTAGAATTAAACCGCATATAAGCATAAGTACGCATACTTCCCCATTCCTTAGAGTTATGTGAAGTACATTTCCAAAGTATGTTCAAATCAAAGAATTGGTTCTTAATACTTTTAGAGCTTCACTTATTGTTTGTTTTATAATTAATATCTTAAATTTATACTTATTTATATTAATATAAATTTTTTTATAGTTCCACTCATTAAAACAACAAAAAAATATATAATATCAAAAAACATTATATAAATGAAAAAATAAAAGTATAGTAAATTAATTATTATTTTTAACGTTAGATACCATTAATCAAAATTAGAAAATATTAACAATAAATTTTAAATAATATTAGAATAAAATATTAAAATTTTAAAATTCTATGGATAAATATATTTATAGCTACAAAATAAGTAATTCTTATAATTAATTATTTGAATCTGTTTTAAACCTATGTATTTAATTTTTAATAAATTTATACACCCAATCAAAAATAAAATAAAAACAAAAAATAAGTTATTAAAAATCAAATACATAAGTTAATTATCAACAAGCAAAAAACTAATAACATTTTATTTTATTTGCTTAAATTAATTTAAATAACAAATAAAACTAGATTTTAATATCAGATTTATATTAAATTCATAAACATTTAAAGTAAATGGTTAATTCAAAATGCAACATACTATATCCAAAAAATTATTAATTAATATACTTATGGATATTAATAAAAGTTAGGAGAAAATAATTATTAGTTATGTACTTAATTTATATGTTTTAAACACTGTATAGTACACTTTTGTGATTTAGTTCATGTTTTTTTTAAAAAAATAAGATGCTAAGATTTGTTTTGTTTTTGTTTAATTTTGGTTTTTTAATATGCGTACATATGCCTATGTTAGAATAGAGCCTAATTTGCAATTTGAATTTTCTAGATATATCTCTTTTTTTAGTGAGTATGGCTATAAAATCCAAAAGAATAGATTAGTAGTAGAAGAAGTATCTGTTGATAAATCTATTGCTTATAGAGATAAATTTCTTAATTTAATAAGCTATTCTTTAGAAGAAGGAGATGCTTTAGTGATAAAAAGCATGGATTGCTTAGGTAACAGCTTTGAGGAAATTTTAGGAATAGTTGACAAAATTGATCAAAAAAAGATTCGATTAATATGCTTAGATTATTCTAAAAATGAAATTAATGGTGACTTGAAAATTTTCTTCCTCCATTTTTTAAAGTTATCAGCCGAATTTGAGAAGTTGTTCAAGTCTGACAATAAGATATTTAAGGATCACAAACCAACAAGAAAAGTTGGTCGGCCAGAAATTTTAAATAATGAACAAAAAAATAGAGTGATTGAATTATTTAAGAAAGGCTATAGCGTATATTCACTCGCTAAAGAATTTTCAGTTACAAGAACAGTAATCCAAAGAATTTTAAATAATGCAACAAAAAGTAATATATTGTAATTATTAGGCGGTTAAGTAAACTCAACTTCAGATAACGCTAAATTTTAGGAACTAAACAAAATAAACCATTGAAATTTATAAATTCAAAATTTATTTCCTTTTTAAATTTAGATATAAACTATTATATATTAAATTACTTTTTTCCTTATAATTCGTTAAAAGTAATTTTTATAGTTTTTATTATAATTGTTTTTTCTTTAAATCTATTATTATTTAACTCTAAATATATAAAAAAATATTTTAATTTTCAACAATTTAGCATAACTACTTTAAATAAAATATAATTTATATAAATTTTCTATTGATTATATTATATTTACATCGTAGAGTTGCTTCCTATGAATTAAAATGATTCAACTCTCAAGAAAATCTTTATAGTATAAATCTATTTAGAAATATGGCTTAACAATTTAACCATTTGAAATTTATAAATTTTGGCTTTTAACGAAAGCAATTTTATGCTTTTAAAGCATATATTATGAAAATTTATTTATTTTAAAATATGATAAATATTTAATATGAATGATATTTTTTGGAATTCTTCAATAGGCCCAACCACAGGTAAGATTTATATTCCTACAGGAATTGGACCTTTTCCTACAATTATTATTTTTGATACAGGTTTAATAAAAAGTACAAAAACTTATGCTAGCTTCTATGCAAAAAAAATGAAAGAAATAGGTTTTTCAGTTTTTATAATAAAAATAAATATAAGTAAAAAAAATGAAATAGGTTCAATAATAGATTATATTTTAAAAAGAAATGAAGTAAACAATAATAAGATATACTTAATAGAAATTGAAAAAAATAATTTGATAGATTTAAATATAGAATTATATAAAAATTATTTTCAGGCTATTGCTTCAATTAATTACTTTAGTTTAAATAGCTAACATTTAAAAAACTTTCTTAAAATTATTTGAATGTCTTATAGGCAGACTAAGCACCTAAAGCTTAGTCTACTTTTATGTACTTAATTATTAAAAACCATGACTAACAGATGATTTAGAGACATAAATTGAATTTTGTGGCTTTGCATCTTCTACCCAGCATGATTTAGAGACATCAATCTCCTCACCACTTACTAAAATAATTTTTGTCTGTTTCAAATCACTACTAACATTACTCGCAGCATAGTAATGATGCTTATCACAAATCACTGTTTTCTTATGATTACTTGCATATTGAGCAGCTTTATCTTCGGTAACCTCACCCGTACCTACGCTAGGATAGCCTGATTTTTCTGCTATCAAGTACAACTTATGATTAGCAATGGTATTAATAGAAGCTGGTGAATAAACCGATTGATGCCCATACGGTTGATTCACGCATCCAGCTAAGATTAGTGTTAATGAAAATACGATTTGAGTTAGAATTAAATTCTTCATTAATTTTAATCCTCATGTTAAATATATAAACATCCATTTTTATAAAACCCATCTTAAATTAAATTTTATAGAAGTAGGATTATTAATAATAGATATGTCACTAAAATAAGTTTAAGTGAAGTTTAACTTTACACTCTTAAATAAAAATAAAAGAAATCAATATAGTTTTAAATTCTTTATCAATTAAGAAGAGTCCACACCCTAAAAGACTGTGGACTTAGTGAATATCACTCAAACCTGAAATACGAGGATAATTATATAATAAGCATCCTCAAGATTATATTCACATGAGAGCTAAACCTTATCAATTACAAATTAATTAAGTGCAAAATAAATTTTTATAAGAAAAAAATTATCCTTAATTTACATGCAATAAGCTCACTCACAACTTAAAAAAAGTTTTAAAATTATGTTTTAAATCTAATTTTTAAGTCACCCTTCAATTAAAAAAGTACTTTTTTAATAATTTAAAAAACTACACTTTTAGAAAAATATTAAAAATATAATAAAACTATTTTA is a genomic window containing:
- a CDS encoding resolvase, encoding MRTYAYMRFNSNIYEFDKEKDFFISLLNDFNHIVQYSRVVLELVSVDKSITFRTIFFNLINYSLEEGDFLIVKSIDCLGNCFKEILSTIILIERKKIKLLILDYINSELEGDIKNNLIHFLEICIDFEKLFLSDQTVQKKHSLSKKVGRPEKLTNDQKQEVINKFKEGFSVYSLAKDLAVSRTVIQRIIEKSSE
- a CDS encoding recombinase family protein, encoding MRTYAYVRIEPNLQFEFSRYISFFSEYGYKIQKNRLVVEEVSVDKSIAYRDKFLNLISYSLEEGDALVIKSMDCLGNSFEEILGIVDKIDQKKIRLICLDYSKNEINGDLKIFFLHFLKLSAEFEKLFKSDNKIFKDHKPTRKVGRPEILNNEQKNRVIELFKKGYSVYSLAKEFSVTRTVIQRILNNATKSNIL